From one Pedobacter faecalis genomic stretch:
- a CDS encoding DMT family transporter: MAWLFLILAGALEVVWSYAMKQSEGFSRLTPSLVTIVAMVASFGLLSISMRTLPLGTAYTIWTGIGAVGAFILGVVFLGEQFTATRVIAACLIVAGLILMKFSSVD, encoded by the coding sequence ATGGCTTGGTTATTTTTAATTCTTGCAGGAGCCCTGGAGGTTGTGTGGTCTTATGCAATGAAGCAGTCGGAAGGTTTTAGCCGGCTTACTCCTTCGCTTGTGACCATTGTAGCTATGGTGGCAAGCTTTGGTCTGCTGTCAATTTCTATGCGTACGCTTCCCCTCGGTACCGCGTATACCATCTGGACAGGGATTGGTGCTGTGGGCGCCTTTATCCTTGGCGTAGTGTTCCTCGGTGAGCAGTTTACCGCTACCCGCGTGATTGCGGCATGCCTGATTGTTGCAGGCCTGATCTTAATGAAGTTTTCTTCTGTGGATTAG
- a CDS encoding helix-turn-helix domain-containing protein, whose amino-acid sequence MDFGQDSKTPGKRRYLFALTLLPLIAIIWVILGPGEGDDFRLAKREVLLRSIGHELLLQSGDTSSRVLPVQKVAEHEYQITFEKAFTFQPDSLVNTAQRVLGRDPHSDEYIVNVLNPHNAGVAYGFAIAKNKKDDIVACKGRKQPTARYTINIKFKPTGTFATKREYFLGGLSMLAFVGLVFLKSARPPRSTPYTQHTRIHRLGALLFDPESQTITLDGTTTDLTGTETRLLSIFAESPNEVIPRSRLQKEIWEDQGVIVGRSLDMFISKLRKKLEPEPDVNIVVIRGKGYKLEVRSAFT is encoded by the coding sequence ACGCCGGGCAAACGCAGATATCTCTTCGCGCTGACACTGCTTCCCCTTATCGCTATCATCTGGGTGATCCTTGGCCCCGGGGAGGGCGACGATTTCAGACTGGCCAAAAGGGAGGTTTTGCTACGCAGTATCGGACATGAGCTACTCTTACAATCGGGCGACACCAGTTCAAGGGTGCTCCCGGTTCAAAAAGTCGCTGAACACGAATATCAGATTACTTTCGAAAAGGCCTTTACTTTTCAGCCCGATTCATTGGTCAATACTGCGCAGCGTGTGCTGGGCCGGGATCCGCATTCAGATGAGTATATCGTCAATGTACTGAACCCCCATAATGCCGGTGTAGCGTATGGATTTGCAATCGCCAAAAATAAAAAAGACGATATCGTCGCCTGCAAAGGAAGAAAGCAACCCACAGCGCGCTATACGATAAACATCAAATTTAAGCCCACAGGAACATTTGCGACAAAGCGTGAATACTTTCTGGGCGGCCTCTCCATGTTGGCTTTTGTGGGCTTGGTATTTCTCAAATCAGCCAGGCCCCCGCGATCTACACCATACACTCAGCACACCCGGATCCACAGATTAGGCGCCCTTTTGTTTGATCCGGAAAGCCAAACAATTACCCTGGATGGCACAACCACCGACCTGACGGGAACTGAAACAAGGCTACTTAGCATCTTCGCAGAGTCACCCAATGAAGTCATACCCAGAAGCCGCCTGCAAAAAGAGATCTGGGAAGACCAAGGGGTTATTGTTGGGCGAAGTCTCGACATGTTCATATCAAAACTACGAAAGAAACTCGAACCCGAGCCTGATGTCAATATCGTTGTAATCCGCGGTAAAGGCTATAAGCTCGAAGTACGCAGTGCTTTTACGTAA